In the genome of Xanthocytophaga agilis, one region contains:
- a CDS encoding YheT family hydrolase — protein MPYLQETTYRSPFYLFNGHLQTIIPAVMRKVNGISYYRERITTPDEDFLDLDWAFAENKRKTKPSQLAIISHGLEGDSQRPYVTGMVRMLTSEGYDVLAWNYRSCSGEINRQRRFYHIGATDDLHTVVEYVTQMKPEYTEIVLLGFSAGGNITLKYLGEQGALLAPFIKKSVVFSVPLDVKTSSAKISKPQNFIYEQRFLRSLRKKILKKAEIMPQAIDIMPLQTIRKLKEFDDVYTAPLHGFKDAIDYYTQNSSKFFLQGIKVPTLIVNAINDPFLSPECFDQSLVTNLPNVWLQITQAGGHCGFMYQSLQNTFWSETRALSFLKESHL, from the coding sequence ACCTATAGATCTCCCTTTTATCTATTTAATGGTCATTTACAGACGATCATCCCGGCTGTTATGCGAAAAGTGAATGGTATATCTTACTACCGAGAGCGTATAACTACTCCTGACGAAGATTTTCTGGATTTGGATTGGGCATTTGCAGAAAATAAAAGAAAAACAAAGCCCTCCCAATTAGCTATTATTAGTCATGGACTAGAAGGGGATAGTCAACGTCCTTATGTAACAGGGATGGTCCGTATGTTAACATCAGAAGGCTATGATGTGCTTGCATGGAACTATCGAAGTTGTAGTGGTGAAATAAATCGTCAGAGAAGATTCTACCATATTGGAGCTACCGATGATTTACACACGGTAGTTGAGTATGTAACTCAAATGAAACCAGAATATACAGAAATCGTTCTGTTAGGATTTAGTGCTGGGGGTAACATTACCCTAAAGTATCTGGGTGAACAGGGTGCTTTGCTAGCACCATTTATTAAAAAGTCGGTAGTTTTTTCAGTTCCTTTAGATGTGAAAACCAGTAGTGCTAAGATTTCGAAGCCTCAAAATTTTATTTATGAACAACGTTTTTTGCGCAGTCTTCGGAAAAAAATTCTCAAAAAAGCTGAGATTATGCCACAGGCGATTGATATAATGCCACTTCAGACTATTCGTAAGCTTAAGGAATTTGATGATGTATATACAGCTCCTCTACATGGATTTAAAGATGCAATTGATTATTACACTCAGAACAGTTCCAAGTTTTTTTTACAGGGTATTAAGGTTCCTACATTGATTGTCAATGCCATTAATGACCCCTTTTTATCGCCTGAATGCTTTGATCAGTCTCTGGTGACGAATCTTCCTAATGTATGGTTACAGATTACTCAGGCAGGTGGACATTGTGGGTTTATGTATCAGTCATTACAGAACACTTTTTGGTCTGAGACAAGAGCTTTGTCTTTTTTAAAGGAGTCTCACTTATAG
- a CDS encoding sterol desaturase family protein, translating into MLHFLESITRWEAFGLFLFENVTIVVLTLLISNWLAYGLSTKQLSKLVDPLTMKEVVMASTSVIINSLITYAGYECWKRGYIQFDESISYRIVVDSLILILTMDAVMFFLHYIVHRTFLYSIVHKLHHMYTNPQPIDLFVLHPFETFSFGSLWVILLLVFPANLYAVILYLTLNVIFGMLGHMNVELFPANWLRIPIAKQIATATFHYQHHQNEQYNFGFYTTFWDSLFGTLAPDYMEQFQRNREQSIER; encoded by the coding sequence GGGAAGCTTTTGGATTATTTTTGTTTGAGAATGTAACTATTGTTGTATTGACATTGCTTATCAGCAACTGGTTAGCATATGGGCTCTCGACAAAACAACTCTCAAAATTAGTTGATCCATTAACTATGAAAGAAGTTGTAATGGCTTCAACTTCCGTTATTATCAATTCTCTTATTACTTATGCAGGCTATGAATGTTGGAAGCGTGGATACATACAATTTGATGAAAGTATCTCTTATCGCATTGTTGTAGATTCACTTATACTCATTCTAACTATGGATGCAGTTATGTTCTTTCTGCATTATATTGTTCACCGAACCTTCCTTTATTCAATAGTGCATAAACTACATCATATGTACACAAATCCTCAACCTATTGATCTTTTTGTGTTGCATCCCTTTGAAACGTTTTCATTTGGAAGTTTATGGGTTATTTTATTATTAGTGTTTCCAGCCAATTTATATGCTGTGATTCTGTATCTGACATTAAATGTCATTTTTGGAATGCTAGGACATATGAATGTTGAATTATTTCCAGCCAATTGGCTTAGAATTCCAATAGCCAAACAAATAGCTACTGCTACTTTTCATTATCAGCATCATCAAAATGAACAATACAACTTTGGTTTCTACACTACGTTTTGGGATTCATTATTTGGTACACTTGCGCCGGATTATATGGAACAATTTCAACGAAACAGAGAGCAATCTATAGAAAGATAA